A stretch of Cupriavidus necator DNA encodes these proteins:
- a CDS encoding MATE family efflux transporter: MTLLQDLRRIASLAGPVLAGQLAVIAFGVIDTVMAGRASATDLAAVGLGGSIYVTIYISLMGVLQALSPIAGQLYGAGRIEAIGAEVRQAAWLGAALAIPGVLLLAFPAPLLAFAKAPPELVEKATAYLHFGAFGLPAALAFRIYSALNNALSRPVMVTVLQIGGLALKVPLNAWFIHGGLGVPAMGGPGCGLASTLISWAWCIAGLLILRYGSAYHPLRIFSMWSWPAAAPLRALLRLGVPMGLTYLIEITSFTLMSIFITRLGTVTLAGHQIIANLGAVAYMLPLSLGIATSTLVAQHLGARDLAGASRLAWRGIRMAVTLAVLTGALLWLLRKPVLHAYASDPAVVAAALPLVLFVAFYQAFDAVQVMTAFILRAYKIALIPTLIYAGSLWGIGLGGGYVLGFGLIEGMPDFTRGASGFWLANSISLAIAGVLLVRYFSRVSKDPEN; the protein is encoded by the coding sequence ATGACCCTGCTCCAAGACCTTCGCCGTATCGCCAGCCTGGCCGGCCCGGTGCTGGCCGGCCAGCTTGCCGTTATCGCCTTTGGCGTCATCGATACCGTGATGGCCGGGCGCGCCTCGGCGACCGACCTGGCCGCCGTGGGCCTGGGCGGCTCGATCTACGTCACCATCTATATCAGCCTGATGGGCGTATTGCAGGCGCTGTCGCCCATCGCCGGGCAGCTCTATGGCGCCGGCCGCATCGAGGCGATCGGCGCCGAGGTCCGGCAGGCCGCATGGCTGGGCGCCGCACTGGCGATTCCGGGCGTGCTGCTGCTGGCCTTCCCGGCCCCGCTGCTCGCTTTCGCCAAGGCGCCGCCCGAACTGGTCGAGAAAGCCACCGCCTACCTGCATTTCGGTGCCTTCGGGCTGCCGGCGGCGCTGGCATTCCGCATCTACTCGGCGCTGAACAATGCGCTGTCGCGCCCGGTCATGGTGACGGTGCTGCAGATCGGCGGGCTGGCGCTGAAGGTGCCGCTCAATGCCTGGTTCATCCACGGCGGCCTGGGCGTGCCGGCGATGGGCGGCCCCGGCTGCGGCCTGGCCTCGACGCTGATCAGCTGGGCCTGGTGCATCGCCGGGCTGCTGATCCTGCGCTACGGCAGCGCCTATCACCCGCTGCGGATCTTCAGTATGTGGAGCTGGCCGGCTGCCGCCCCGCTGCGCGCGCTGCTGCGGCTGGGCGTGCCGATGGGCCTGACCTACCTGATCGAGATCACCTCGTTCACGCTGATGTCGATCTTCATCACGCGCCTGGGCACGGTCACGCTGGCCGGGCACCAGATCATCGCCAACCTGGGCGCGGTGGCCTACATGCTGCCGCTGTCGCTGGGGATTGCCACCTCGACGCTGGTGGCACAGCATCTCGGCGCGCGCGACCTGGCCGGCGCCAGCCGCCTTGCCTGGCGAGGTATCCGCATGGCGGTGACGCTGGCGGTGCTGACCGGTGCCCTGCTGTGGCTGCTGCGCAAGCCGGTGCTGCATGCCTACGCGAGCGATCCCGCGGTGGTCGCGGCAGCGCTGCCGCTGGTGCTGTTCGTGGCGTTCTACCAGGCCTTCGACGCGGTGCAGGTGATGACGGCGTTTATCCTGCGCGCGTACAAGATCGCGCTGATTCCGACGCTGATCTATGCCGGCTCGCTGTGGGGCATCGGACTGGGCGGGGGTTATGTGCTGGGCTTCGGGCTGATCGAGGGCATGCCCGACTTCACACGCGGCGCCAGCGGCTTCTGGCTGGCCAACAGCATCAGCCTGGCGATTGCAGGCGTGCTGCTGGTGCGGTATTTCAGCCGGGTCAGCAAGGATCCGGAAAACTGA
- a CDS encoding ArnT family glycosyltransferase, which yields MRQANTSPVQLTAAATGALPRALLLAICIIYGLVGLFGRDPWKNEDAAGFGVMWQLATGNLHDWLMPNIVGRPYSEDGPLVFWIGALMIRGFGSWLGAADAARLATALFFFATCACIWYTTYLLGRRDEVQPFAYAFGGQPNARDYGRTLADGALLIFLACVGLAMRGHETTPQVGQVAFIALALYGMVRSLDKPIQGSLVYGAALGGLALASGPLLPLALLGGSAVCALVCKPLPWRRLAAIGIPLALLMVSAWLAAAYFGAADRDEAVTFIREWSRYDRRSYGSPNVATFGFNVRNLFLYTWPVWPIAGWAWIAWTGMRRAPHVAAPLALLLPVLVLLFLQRSAGDVQFILLLPPMAVLAAFALPTLARGVINAIDWFALLFFTIFGGTVWFMWIAKTTGWPPRIARNVFRQLPGYQHEFTIAAVVFALAATVAWVLIVRWRLSRAPKQIWRPVVISAAGTTLMWVMAMTLWLPSINYGKTYRDVAQAAAMALPPAYQCVQPIRMGDAQLASFAYFGHIRFGGPNDGCDVLLRHDAVDYGEPGNISHFEWRLIWEGRRPADRDERFRMYRLVDTARAVHPRPDLPRRRLPRQP from the coding sequence ATGCGTCAAGCCAATACCTCCCCCGTCCAGTTGACCGCTGCCGCGACCGGCGCCCTGCCGCGCGCGCTGCTGCTGGCGATCTGCATCATCTATGGCCTGGTCGGCCTGTTCGGCCGCGACCCGTGGAAGAACGAGGACGCCGCCGGCTTTGGCGTGATGTGGCAGCTGGCCACCGGCAACCTGCACGACTGGCTGATGCCGAATATCGTCGGCCGCCCGTACAGCGAGGACGGCCCGCTGGTGTTCTGGATCGGCGCGCTGATGATCCGCGGCTTCGGCAGCTGGCTGGGCGCGGCCGACGCCGCGCGGCTGGCCACGGCGCTGTTCTTCTTCGCGACCTGCGCCTGCATCTGGTACACCACCTACCTGCTGGGCCGGCGCGACGAGGTCCAGCCATTTGCCTATGCCTTCGGCGGCCAGCCCAACGCGCGCGATTACGGCCGCACGCTGGCCGACGGCGCGCTGCTGATCTTCCTGGCCTGCGTGGGCCTGGCCATGCGCGGGCACGAGACCACGCCGCAGGTCGGCCAGGTCGCCTTTATCGCACTGGCCCTGTACGGCATGGTGCGCAGCCTCGACAAGCCCATCCAGGGCAGCCTGGTCTATGGTGCCGCGCTGGGCGGACTGGCGCTGGCCAGCGGGCCCCTGCTGCCGCTGGCGCTGCTGGGTGGCAGCGCGGTCTGCGCACTGGTGTGCAAGCCGCTGCCGTGGCGGCGCCTGGCCGCCATCGGCATTCCGCTGGCGCTGCTGATGGTGTCGGCGTGGCTGGCGGCCGCCTACTTCGGCGCGGCCGACCGCGACGAGGCGGTGACCTTCATCCGCGAATGGTCGCGCTATGACCGCCGCAGCTACGGCTCGCCCAATGTGGCGACCTTCGGCTTCAACGTGCGCAACCTGTTCCTGTACACGTGGCCGGTCTGGCCGATCGCGGGCTGGGCCTGGATCGCGTGGACCGGCATGCGCCGCGCCCCCCATGTGGCGGCGCCGCTGGCGCTGCTGCTGCCGGTGCTGGTGCTGCTGTTCCTGCAGCGCAGTGCCGGCGACGTGCAGTTCATCCTGCTGCTGCCGCCGATGGCCGTGCTGGCCGCATTCGCGCTGCCCACGCTGGCGCGCGGCGTGATCAACGCGATCGACTGGTTCGCGCTGCTGTTCTTCACCATCTTCGGTGGCACGGTCTGGTTCATGTGGATCGCCAAGACCACCGGCTGGCCGCCGCGCATCGCACGCAACGTCTTCCGCCAGCTGCCCGGCTACCAGCATGAGTTCACCATTGCCGCGGTGGTGTTCGCGCTGGCGGCCACGGTCGCGTGGGTGCTGATCGTGCGCTGGCGGCTGTCGCGCGCGCCCAAGCAGATCTGGCGCCCGGTGGTGATTTCCGCCGCCGGCACCACCCTGATGTGGGTCATGGCAATGACGCTGTGGCTGCCCTCGATCAACTACGGCAAGACCTACCGCGACGTGGCCCAGGCCGCGGCGATGGCGCTGCCGCCTGCCTACCAGTGCGTCCAGCCGATCCGCATGGGCGATGCGCAGCTGGCGTCGTTCGCCTATTTCGGCCATATCCGCTTTGGCGGCCCCAACGACGGCTGCGACGTGCTGCTGCGCCATGACGCGGTCGACTATGGCGAGCCGGGCAATATCTCGCATTTCGAGTGGCGGCTGATCTGGGAAGGCCGCCGCCCCGCGGACCGCGACGAGCGCTTCCGCATGTACCGGCTGGTCGATACCGCGCGCGCCGTCCATCCGCGCCCCGACCTGCCGCGGCGCCGCCTGCCGCGCCAGCCCTGA
- a CDS encoding type B 50S ribosomal protein L31, with translation MKEGIHPNYREVVFQDMSSDFSFITRSTIQTKDKIVKDGKEYPLAKIEVSSESHPFYTGTQKIMDTAGRVEKFRQKFGNKLGKAAK, from the coding sequence ATGAAAGAAGGCATTCACCCGAATTACCGCGAAGTCGTGTTCCAGGACATGTCCAGCGACTTCAGCTTCATCACCCGCTCGACCATCCAGACCAAGGACAAGATCGTGAAGGACGGCAAGGAATACCCGCTGGCCAAGATCGAAGTCTCGTCGGAATCGCACCCGTTCTACACCGGCACCCAGAAGATCATGGACACGGCCGGCCGCGTGGAAAAGTTCCGCCAGAAGTTCGGCAACAAGCTGGGCAAGGCTGCGAAGTAA
- a CDS encoding M90 family metallopeptidase, with protein MLGKLTSFLRTRSRARKLEHYAIPDALWARTVATLPFVQRYGSEDLAALRELATLFIADKEYSTAHDLPLADDMVASVAVQACVPILKLGLPWYRGWHGIVLYPGEFIIRRTVQDEIGLVHGVVEEASGEAWEHGPVILSWPDVHTPGAGIDSDHELPADTYNVVIHEFAHKLDMLDGEPDGVPPFSRVLHPDIDAEAWAETFLTEYDRFAESWEARDEADWEHPERLPPALRIIDPYGTEAPSEFFAVTSEAFFVEPTGLARHWPVVYQSLAAFYRQDPASM; from the coding sequence ATGCTCGGCAAACTGACCTCATTCCTGCGCACCCGCTCGCGGGCCCGCAAGCTGGAGCACTACGCCATCCCCGATGCGCTGTGGGCGCGCACGGTCGCCACGCTGCCGTTCGTGCAGCGCTACGGCAGCGAAGACCTGGCGGCGCTGCGCGAACTGGCCACGCTGTTCATCGCCGACAAGGAATACTCCACCGCGCACGACCTGCCGCTGGCCGACGACATGGTGGCCAGCGTTGCCGTGCAGGCCTGCGTGCCGATCCTGAAGCTGGGGCTGCCTTGGTACCGGGGCTGGCACGGCATCGTGCTCTACCCGGGCGAGTTCATCATCCGCCGGACCGTGCAGGACGAGATCGGCCTAGTGCACGGCGTGGTCGAGGAAGCCAGCGGCGAGGCCTGGGAGCACGGGCCGGTGATCCTGTCCTGGCCCGACGTGCACACCCCCGGGGCCGGCATCGACAGCGACCACGAACTGCCGGCCGATACCTACAACGTGGTCATCCACGAGTTCGCCCACAAGCTGGACATGCTCGACGGCGAGCCCGACGGCGTGCCGCCCTTCTCGCGCGTGCTGCACCCGGACATAGACGCGGAAGCCTGGGCCGAGACCTTCCTGACCGAGTACGACCGCTTTGCCGAGTCCTGGGAGGCACGCGACGAGGCCGACTGGGAGCACCCGGAGCGGCTGCCGCCGGCGCTGCGCATCATCGACCCATATGGGACCGAGGCGCCGAGCGAGTTCTTTGCCGTGACGTCAGAGGCATTTTTTGTCGAGCCGACCGGGCTGGCGCGGCACTGGCCGGTTGTATACCAGTCGCTGGCCGCCTTCTATCGCCAGGACCCGGCCTCCATGTGA
- the rho gene encoding transcription termination factor Rho, whose protein sequence is MHLTELKSLHVSALLEMAATLEIDNAQRMRKQELMFAILKKRAKMGETIFGDGTLEVLPDGFGFLRSPETSYLASTDDIYISPSQIRRFNLHTGDSIEGEVRTPKDGERYFALVKVDKVNGQPPEAVKNRIMFENLTPLHPNRPLTLERDIKAEENITGRIIDMIAPIGRGQRALLVASPKSGKTVMLQHIAHAIANNHPEADLFVLLIDERPEEVTEMMRSVRGEVVASTFDEPAIRHVQVAEMVIEKAKRLVELKRDVVILLDSITRLARAYNTVVPASGKVLTGGVDANALQRPKRFFGAARNLEEGGSLTIIATALIETGSRMDDVIYEEFKGTGNMEVHLERRLAEKRVYPSINLNKSGTRREELLIKPEILQKIWILRKFISDMDEVQAMEFIMDKMKATKNNAEFFDMMRRGG, encoded by the coding sequence ATGCACCTGACAGAACTCAAATCGCTTCACGTGTCTGCGCTTCTCGAAATGGCGGCTACGCTCGAGATCGACAACGCACAACGGATGCGCAAACAGGAACTGATGTTTGCGATCCTGAAGAAGCGCGCCAAGATGGGCGAAACCATCTTTGGAGACGGCACGCTGGAGGTGCTGCCCGACGGCTTCGGCTTCCTGCGCTCGCCCGAAACCTCGTATCTGGCCAGCACGGATGACATCTACATCAGTCCGTCCCAGATCCGCCGCTTCAACCTGCACACCGGCGATTCGATCGAGGGTGAAGTGCGTACGCCCAAGGACGGCGAACGCTACTTTGCACTGGTCAAGGTGGACAAGGTCAACGGGCAGCCGCCCGAAGCGGTCAAGAACCGCATCATGTTCGAGAACCTGACGCCGCTGCACCCGAACCGGCCGCTCACGCTCGAACGCGATATCAAGGCTGAAGAGAACATCACCGGCCGCATCATCGACATGATCGCGCCGATCGGCCGCGGCCAGCGTGCGCTGCTGGTGGCGTCGCCCAAGTCCGGCAAGACCGTGATGCTGCAGCACATCGCCCACGCGATTGCCAACAACCATCCGGAAGCGGACCTGTTCGTGCTGCTGATCGACGAGCGCCCGGAAGAAGTGACCGAGATGATGCGTTCGGTGCGCGGCGAAGTGGTTGCGTCGACCTTCGACGAACCGGCCATCCGCCACGTTCAGGTTGCCGAAATGGTGATCGAGAAGGCCAAGCGCCTGGTCGAACTGAAGCGCGACGTCGTGATCCTGCTGGACTCGATCACCCGTCTGGCGCGTGCCTACAACACCGTGGTGCCGGCCTCGGGCAAAGTGCTGACCGGTGGTGTGGACGCCAACGCGCTGCAGCGCCCGAAGCGCTTCTTCGGTGCCGCGCGCAACCTGGAAGAAGGCGGTTCGCTGACCATCATCGCCACCGCGCTGATCGAAACCGGCAGCCGCATGGACGACGTGATCTATGAAGAGTTCAAGGGCACCGGCAATATGGAAGTGCACCTGGAACGCCGCCTGGCCGAGAAGCGCGTCTACCCGTCGATCAACCTGAACAAGTCGGGCACGCGCCGCGAAGAGTTGCTGATCAAGCCGGAAATCCTGCAGAAGATCTGGATCCTGCGCAAGTTCATCTCCGACATGGATGAAGTGCAGGCGATGGAATTCATCATGGACAAGATGAAGGCCACGAAGAACAACGCCGAGTTTTTCGATATGATGCGCAGAGGCGGCTGA
- the trxA gene encoding thioredoxin TrxA, whose product MSEQIKYVSDASFDADVLQSDKPVLLDFWAEWCGPCKMIAPILDEVAKDYGDKLQIAKINVDENQQVPAKFGIRGIPTLILFKNGAVAAQKVGALSKSQLTAFLDGNL is encoded by the coding sequence ATGAGCGAACAAATCAAGTATGTGAGCGACGCCTCCTTCGATGCTGACGTCCTCCAGTCCGACAAACCCGTCCTGCTCGACTTCTGGGCGGAATGGTGCGGCCCCTGCAAGATGATCGCGCCGATCCTGGACGAAGTCGCCAAGGACTATGGCGACAAGCTGCAGATCGCCAAGATCAATGTCGATGAAAACCAGCAGGTGCCGGCCAAGTTCGGCATCCGCGGCATCCCGACGCTGATCCTGTTCAAGAACGGCGCGGTCGCGGCCCAGAAGGTCGGCGCGCTGTCCAAGTCGCAACTGACCGCCTTCCTCGACGGCAACCTGTAA
- a CDS encoding PD-(D/E)XK nuclease family protein, which translates to MTSLRFRPGPDFLDQAATAAWYFLDRCGAPEAGAHVVVPTAAQIPGVRQALDAAARASGSPRLLPRVLTLGHWLLDLPPEGAPVRSPAARLLAVQQAVRGQDWLRRAFGAQNETAAWGLSQTLLSICDELNARWLEDAAIRDDDEIDGDDRAGLLQGALERTYSHLSERFLGEEARIVLAFWQALSGPDDPLPARRRALRELSQQLRGPVIWIAPTPPTPLEAAFLRDAAELVPVLQVGYDWTGQGGSDADWYQTLLALWPEARIVDDAEAVAPAPAMPALPPQRPSIRVVGSARFEDEAAAAAAQLVQWLNEGRRQVALVAHDRVVARRARALLARAGAPVRDETGWKLSTTRAAAALMRWFDLLVRDGDTAALLDLLKSPFCLPEVAGRGAAIALLERQVRREGITGGWARLRQLFGHAPTAAQQAATEDEGAAEAPRHAAHALIAVLADEAARWPRGLAQHPLATWLERLDGMLDGLGMRAALAADDAGSQLLDALARLQELPLDETGGHATLSQGEFRAMLSALLESVAYKEPSASGPARITILPLNGARMRRFEGVVIVGCDDAQLPSSAAELMFFSNQMRRELDLEDREARFAQQARDLAEVLLNNDDVVLTWQRYGSRGEPHHVSGWIERLAACCARAGVSIEASAAAQAHETFADPQGMPAPAAEPALVPVRWSAQAYNMLRRCPYQFFAGRMLGLAGLETVSDELEKREIGEHLHHVLLRYHKDLQARRERGETLAEDRRLARLAEISEAVFGALMAEDGNAIAYYRRWREVMPSYVAWQSAREAEGWFWRGGELDAGIDLPMPDGQPLRLTGRIDRLDQGPGGAHAVLDYKTQSATRLKRKLAEVGEDCQLPFYGLLRADAAAGSWVSLEGAREGAAAAQREVGLPDFEAAVIWLERQMRDDVMRLRQGARLPAFGDASACLYCTARGLCRKGFWESTAVPALTS; encoded by the coding sequence ATGACGTCGCTACGTTTCCGCCCTGGCCCTGATTTCCTCGACCAGGCGGCCACCGCTGCCTGGTATTTCCTCGACCGCTGCGGCGCGCCGGAGGCGGGCGCGCACGTGGTCGTGCCCACCGCGGCGCAGATCCCGGGCGTGCGCCAGGCACTGGACGCCGCCGCGCGCGCGTCGGGCAGCCCGCGGCTGCTGCCGCGCGTGCTGACGCTGGGCCACTGGCTGCTCGACCTGCCGCCCGAGGGCGCCCCGGTGCGCAGCCCGGCCGCACGCCTGCTGGCCGTGCAGCAGGCGGTGCGCGGGCAGGATTGGCTGCGCCGCGCCTTCGGCGCCCAGAACGAGACCGCCGCATGGGGCCTGTCGCAGACGCTGCTGTCGATCTGCGACGAGCTTAACGCGCGCTGGCTCGAAGACGCCGCCATCCGCGACGATGACGAGATCGACGGCGACGATCGCGCCGGCCTGCTGCAGGGCGCGCTGGAACGGACCTATTCGCATCTGTCCGAGCGCTTCCTCGGCGAAGAGGCGCGCATCGTGCTGGCATTCTGGCAGGCGCTGTCCGGCCCGGACGATCCGCTGCCGGCGCGGCGCCGCGCCTTGCGCGAGCTGTCGCAGCAGCTGCGCGGCCCGGTGATCTGGATTGCCCCGACCCCGCCCACGCCGCTTGAAGCCGCGTTCCTGCGCGATGCCGCCGAGCTGGTGCCGGTGCTGCAGGTCGGCTATGACTGGACCGGGCAGGGCGGGAGCGATGCCGACTGGTACCAGACCCTGCTGGCGCTATGGCCGGAAGCAAGGATCGTCGATGATGCCGAAGCCGTCGCCCCCGCGCCGGCCATGCCTGCGCTGCCGCCGCAGCGTCCGTCGATCCGCGTGGTCGGCAGCGCGCGCTTCGAGGATGAAGCCGCCGCGGCAGCCGCGCAGCTGGTGCAGTGGCTCAATGAAGGCCGCCGCCAGGTGGCGCTGGTCGCGCACGACCGCGTGGTGGCGCGGCGCGCCCGTGCCCTGCTGGCGCGCGCCGGCGCACCGGTGCGCGACGAGACCGGCTGGAAGCTTTCCACCACGCGCGCGGCCGCCGCGCTGATGCGCTGGTTCGACCTGTTGGTGCGCGACGGCGACACCGCCGCGCTGCTGGACCTGCTCAAGAGCCCGTTCTGCCTGCCGGAGGTTGCCGGGCGCGGCGCGGCCATCGCGCTGCTGGAGCGCCAGGTGCGGCGCGAGGGCATCACCGGCGGCTGGGCGCGCCTGCGCCAGCTGTTCGGCCACGCACCGACCGCGGCGCAGCAAGCTGCCACGGAAGACGAGGGTGCCGCCGAAGCGCCGCGCCACGCCGCGCACGCGCTCATCGCCGTGCTCGCCGACGAGGCGGCGCGCTGGCCGCGCGGCCTCGCGCAGCATCCGCTGGCAACCTGGCTGGAACGGCTCGACGGCATGCTCGACGGCCTCGGCATGCGCGCAGCGCTGGCCGCGGACGATGCCGGCAGCCAGCTGCTCGATGCGCTGGCGCGGCTGCAGGAGTTGCCGCTGGACGAGACCGGCGGCCATGCCACGCTGTCGCAGGGCGAGTTCCGCGCGATGCTGTCGGCGCTGCTGGAATCGGTCGCCTACAAGGAGCCCTCGGCCAGCGGCCCGGCGCGCATCACCATCCTGCCGCTGAACGGCGCGCGCATGCGCCGCTTCGAGGGCGTGGTGATCGTTGGCTGCGATGACGCGCAACTGCCGTCCAGCGCCGCCGAGCTGATGTTCTTCTCCAACCAGATGCGGCGCGAGCTGGACCTGGAAGACCGCGAGGCCCGCTTTGCGCAACAGGCGCGCGACCTGGCCGAGGTGCTGCTGAACAACGACGACGTGGTGCTGACCTGGCAACGCTACGGCAGCCGCGGCGAGCCGCATCATGTGTCGGGCTGGATCGAGCGCCTGGCGGCGTGCTGCGCGCGCGCGGGCGTCAGCATCGAAGCCTCCGCCGCAGCACAGGCGCACGAGACCTTTGCCGATCCGCAGGGCATGCCGGCGCCGGCGGCGGAGCCCGCGCTGGTGCCGGTGCGCTGGAGCGCGCAGGCCTACAACATGCTGCGCCGCTGCCCCTACCAGTTCTTCGCCGGCCGCATGCTGGGCCTGGCCGGGTTGGAGACAGTCAGCGACGAGCTGGAGAAACGCGAGATCGGCGAACACCTGCACCACGTGCTGCTGCGCTACCACAAGGACCTGCAGGCGCGCCGCGAGCGTGGCGAGACGCTGGCGGAAGACCGGCGCCTGGCCCGCCTGGCCGAGATTTCCGAAGCCGTGTTCGGCGCGCTGATGGCCGAGGACGGCAATGCCATTGCCTACTACCGGCGCTGGCGCGAGGTGATGCCGTCGTATGTCGCCTGGCAATCCGCGCGCGAGGCCGAGGGCTGGTTCTGGCGCGGCGGCGAGCTCGACGCCGGCATCGACCTGCCGATGCCCGACGGCCAGCCGCTGCGCCTGACCGGGCGCATCGACCGGCTTGACCAGGGCCCGGGCGGGGCGCATGCCGTGCTCGACTACAAGACGCAGAGCGCCACCCGCCTCAAGCGCAAGCTGGCCGAGGTCGGGGAAGACTGCCAGCTGCCGTTCTACGGCCTGCTGCGCGCCGATGCGGCAGCGGGCAGCTGGGTATCGCTCGAAGGCGCGCGCGAGGGCGCAGCGGCGGCGCAGCGCGAAGTCGGCCTGCCCGATTTTGAAGCCGCCGTCATCTGGCTGGAACGGCAGATGCGCGACGACGTCATGCGCCTGCGCCAGGGTGCCAGGCTGCCGGCCTTCGGCGATGCCTCCGCCTGCCTGTATTGCACCGCCCGCGGCCTGTGCCGCAAGGGCTTCTGGGAATCCACCGCCGTGCCGGCGCTGACATCATGA